A part of Variovorax sp. HW608 genomic DNA contains:
- a CDS encoding DUF1688 family protein yields MSKDNYGLNPDRPTRNAAVQSADAEGHVDPAVEFDLDTDQPAGAAAFLRTTTAIRSRAAMLLARARAGESQWFTIGNGDALEDTARTIGEVTRDRYPWNPIPYHSRWRHFEAGGINRVGMLDDLLGPIDATQRARAHIDLVLVSVLLDAGAGPDWHYVEPATGQRYTRSEGLGVASFHAFTSGLFSSNPMHPFQADAAGLRALVTDRLGDAFQVSSFNPLVGLAGRATLLRRLGEAMSEQPEYFGDDGRPGGIFDALVAPYGPVAPPTAEIRAHDILSLLLDSLSGIWPACNAVDSIAADGSDEVGTGDPAFALGDCWRHSAVQGPGLTNGWMPFHKLSQWLTYSLLEPFEWAGVKVRQVDALTALPEYRNGGLLIDSGLIVPKDPAFLAREWKVGDEFIVEWRALTIALLDELVPVVCKVLGRKEDELPLARMLEGGSWAAGRVMAQRLREGAPPLRIVSDGTVF; encoded by the coding sequence ATGAGCAAGGACAACTACGGCCTCAATCCCGACCGGCCGACGCGCAACGCGGCCGTGCAGAGCGCGGATGCCGAAGGGCACGTCGATCCCGCCGTCGAGTTCGACCTCGACACCGACCAGCCTGCCGGCGCGGCGGCCTTCCTGCGCACCACCACCGCCATCCGCAGCCGCGCGGCGATGCTGCTGGCACGTGCGCGGGCCGGCGAATCGCAGTGGTTCACCATCGGCAACGGCGATGCGCTCGAAGACACCGCACGCACCATCGGGGAAGTCACGCGCGACCGCTACCCGTGGAACCCGATCCCCTATCACAGCCGCTGGCGGCACTTCGAGGCGGGTGGCATCAACCGCGTGGGGATGCTCGACGACCTGCTGGGTCCGATCGACGCCACCCAGCGCGCCCGCGCGCACATCGATCTGGTGCTGGTCAGCGTTCTGCTCGATGCCGGCGCCGGACCCGACTGGCACTACGTGGAACCGGCCACCGGCCAGCGCTACACGCGCTCCGAAGGCCTGGGCGTGGCGAGCTTCCATGCCTTCACGAGCGGGCTGTTCTCGTCGAATCCGATGCATCCGTTCCAGGCGGATGCGGCCGGATTGCGCGCGCTCGTCACCGACCGGCTCGGCGATGCCTTCCAGGTCAGCAGCTTCAATCCGCTGGTCGGCCTCGCAGGCCGCGCCACGCTGCTGCGCCGCCTCGGCGAGGCGATGAGCGAACAGCCGGAGTACTTCGGCGACGACGGCCGGCCCGGCGGCATCTTCGATGCGCTGGTCGCACCCTACGGCCCCGTCGCGCCGCCCACCGCGGAGATCCGGGCGCACGACATCCTCTCGCTGCTGCTCGATTCGCTGTCGGGCATCTGGCCGGCCTGCAACGCGGTCGACAGCATTGCGGCCGATGGCAGCGACGAGGTCGGCACCGGCGACCCCGCCTTTGCGCTGGGCGACTGCTGGCGCCACAGCGCCGTGCAGGGGCCGGGGCTGACCAACGGCTGGATGCCCTTCCACAAGCTCTCGCAGTGGCTCACCTACTCGCTGCTCGAACCCTTCGAATGGGCAGGCGTGAAGGTGCGGCAGGTCGATGCGCTCACGGCGCTGCCCGAATACCGCAACGGCGGCCTCTTGATCGACAGCGGCCTGATCGTGCCCAAGGACCCGGCCTTCCTCGCACGCGAATGGAAAGTGGGCGACGAATTCATCGTCGAATGGCGCGCACTGACGATCGCCCTGCTCGACGAACTCGTGCCCGTGGTGTGCAAGGTGCTCGGCCGCAAGGAGGACGAGTTGCCGCTCGCGCGCATGCT
- a CDS encoding GTP cyclohydrolase II, whose translation MSLDTVPTPSSSSVSSASPEPSIDAAAAPAAGSSSPRKHIRLTSHAGLSGALPIQWGAATAAERGPVVGTTTKRAHRNVIGTHSGSYSVYRALAVAAGALSPNHKADLTNTAPTDAIGPYPQWGEPGRIVSLDPWGALVADVFATELAAGYDIRPTIAITKAHVILPEVIEALQKGRLQADGKFLTPGGAAIVTKAAIEPVWYLPGVAKRFGCSETDLRRVLFEETGGMYPELVTRSDLEVFLPPIGGQTLYIFGNPRDLANPEVELTARIHDECNGSDVFGSDICTCRPYLTHAIEECIRGAQRGGVGLIAYSRKEGRALGEVTKFLVYNARKRQVGGDTADQYFARTECVAGVQDMRFQELMPDVFHWLGIRKIHRLVSMSNMKFDAIVGSGIEIGERINIPDELIPADARVEMDAKMAAGYFTPGVVPDAEELKKAKGRGLDQ comes from the coding sequence GCACGCCGGTCTTTCCGGTGCCTTGCCGATCCAGTGGGGTGCCGCGACCGCCGCCGAGCGCGGGCCGGTGGTCGGTACCACCACCAAGCGCGCGCACCGCAACGTGATCGGCACGCACAGCGGTTCCTACAGCGTCTACCGCGCGCTGGCCGTGGCCGCCGGCGCGCTGTCGCCGAATCACAAGGCCGACCTGACCAACACCGCGCCCACCGATGCGATCGGGCCCTATCCGCAGTGGGGCGAACCGGGACGCATCGTCTCGCTCGATCCGTGGGGCGCGCTGGTCGCCGACGTCTTCGCGACCGAGCTCGCGGCCGGCTACGACATCCGGCCGACGATCGCGATCACCAAGGCGCACGTCATCCTTCCGGAGGTCATCGAGGCGCTGCAGAAGGGCCGCCTCCAGGCCGACGGCAAGTTCCTCACGCCGGGCGGCGCCGCGATCGTCACCAAGGCGGCGATCGAGCCCGTCTGGTATCTGCCCGGGGTCGCCAAGCGCTTCGGCTGTTCCGAGACCGACCTGCGCCGCGTGCTCTTCGAGGAAACCGGCGGCATGTACCCCGAGCTCGTGACGCGCTCCGACCTCGAAGTCTTCCTGCCGCCCATCGGCGGGCAGACGCTCTATATCTTCGGCAACCCGCGCGATCTCGCGAACCCGGAGGTCGAGCTCACCGCGCGCATCCACGACGAGTGCAACGGCTCGGATGTCTTCGGCTCCGACATCTGCACCTGCCGGCCCTATCTCACGCATGCCATCGAGGAGTGCATCCGCGGCGCGCAGCGCGGCGGCGTGGGCCTGATCGCCTACTCGCGCAAGGAAGGCCGCGCGCTCGGCGAGGTGACCAAGTTCCTGGTCTACAACGCACGCAAGCGCCAAGTCGGCGGCGACACCGCCGACCAGTATTTCGCCCGCACCGAATGCGTGGCCGGCGTGCAGGACATGCGCTTCCAGGAACTGATGCCGGACGTCTTCCACTGGCTCGGCATCCGCAAGATCCACCGGCTGGTCTCGATGAGCAACATGAAGTTCGACGCCATCGTGGGCTCGGGCATCGAGATCGGCGAACGCATCAACATCCCCGACGAGCTGATCCCCGCCGATGCGCGCGTGGAGATGGACGCCAAGATGGCGGCCGGCTACTTCACGCCCGGGGTGGTGCCCGACGCCGAGGAACTCAAGAAGGCCAAGGGCCGGGGATTGGATCAATGA